One Aerococcus urinaeequi DNA segment encodes these proteins:
- a CDS encoding Gfo/Idh/MocA family protein: MTESVTNLKVAIIGCGGIGMQKHLPALAQVEGVELVAFCDLIEDRALAGKAKFGTSESNVYTDYQNMLAEESLDVVHVCTPNATHAELSIAALDAGNHVMCEKPMAKTAEEGRAMIEAAERNGKKLTIGYQNRFRKDSQYLKAICQEGQLGEIYNAKAHAIRRRAVPTWGVFLDEEAQGGGPLIDIGTHALDLTLWMMDNYQPKYVVGNTYRKLADTENAANAFGSWDPKEFAVEDSAFGYIVMENGASIYLESSWALNTVKSGEAKTTLHGTKGGADMNDGLTINGEDHGLLFDKQVIVDPGAVDFFEGEAYDPEVAEAKQWIQAIIHDTEPVVKPREALIVTEILEAIYQSAKTGQPVFLNQ; the protein is encoded by the coding sequence ATGACAGAATCAGTAACAAATTTAAAGGTAGCTATTATCGGATGCGGAGGCATCGGGATGCAGAAGCATTTACCAGCCTTAGCCCAAGTTGAAGGGGTAGAATTGGTGGCCTTTTGTGATTTAATCGAAGACCGTGCCCTAGCTGGAAAAGCCAAGTTTGGGACCAGCGAATCCAATGTATATACCGATTACCAGAATATGTTGGCTGAAGAAAGCTTAGATGTGGTCCATGTCTGTACCCCAAATGCGACGCATGCAGAATTATCCATTGCAGCGCTTGATGCAGGCAACCACGTAATGTGCGAAAAACCTATGGCCAAAACAGCTGAAGAAGGTCGAGCGATGATTGAAGCGGCTGAACGAAACGGCAAAAAATTAACCATCGGCTATCAAAACCGTTTTAGAAAGGACAGCCAATACCTAAAAGCCATCTGCCAAGAGGGTCAATTGGGTGAAATCTACAACGCTAAAGCCCACGCAATTCGTCGTCGTGCTGTCCCAACTTGGGGTGTATTCCTTGATGAGGAAGCGCAAGGCGGAGGCCCTTTAATTGATATCGGGACCCATGCCCTTGATCTAACTTTATGGATGATGGACAATTATCAGCCCAAATACGTCGTTGGAAATACTTATAGAAAATTAGCGGACACAGAAAATGCTGCCAACGCCTTTGGTTCATGGGATCCTAAAGAATTCGCTGTAGAAGATTCAGCCTTTGGGTATATCGTCATGGAAAATGGTGCGAGCATTTATCTAGAATCATCGTGGGCCTTGAATACCGTTAAGTCAGGTGAGGCGAAAACGACCTTGCACGGGACTAAGGGTGGTGCGGATATGAACGATGGGTTAACGATTAATGGTGAAGACCATGGCCTATTATTCGACAAGCAAGTCATTGTTGACCCAGGTGCAGTTGACTTCTTTGAAGGGGAGGCCTATGACCCTGAAGTTGCGGAAGCAAAGCAATGGATTCAAGCCATTATTCACGATACAGAACCGGTTGTAAAACCGCGAGAAGCTTTGATAGTGACTGAAATTCTAGAAGCCATTTATCAATCAGCAAAAACTGGACAACCCGTTTTTCTAAATCAATAG
- a CDS encoding ABC transporter ATP-binding protein, with the protein MAEIKLNHIYKKYDNAEKFSVTDFNLDIKDNEFIVFVGPSGCGKSTTLRMVAGLEDITKGDLVIDGQVVNDVAPKTRDIAMVFQNYALYPHMTVRENMAFGLKLRNVDKKEIDTRVDEAAELLQITDLLERKPAALSGGQRQRVALGRAVVRQPKAFLMDEPLSNLDAKLRVHMRSEIAKLHKRLNTTIIYVTHDQTEAMTLADRIVIMNAGEIQQVGTPLEVYNNPENAFVAAFMGSPAMNLVDVKYEAGHIHLEGGTKLEVTPPSRRILDEKGYDGKTVTFGIRPEDMQSEQLALDATPETVVEPTITVSELTGATSILYLDVKGQEFIAVVDARDYHEVGSTIKIAFNMNKAHFFDVETGKVIK; encoded by the coding sequence GTGGCTGAAATAAAATTAAATCATATTTATAAAAAATACGACAATGCAGAAAAGTTTTCGGTAACGGACTTCAATTTAGATATTAAAGACAACGAATTTATCGTTTTCGTAGGTCCTTCCGGATGCGGGAAATCGACAACCTTACGGATGGTAGCCGGTTTGGAAGATATTACTAAAGGGGACTTGGTTATTGACGGACAAGTCGTTAACGATGTGGCACCTAAAACACGTGACATCGCCATGGTATTCCAAAACTATGCCCTATACCCACATATGACTGTGCGTGAAAACATGGCATTCGGTTTGAAATTGCGTAATGTAGACAAGAAAGAAATCGATACGCGCGTGGATGAAGCGGCAGAATTACTGCAAATTACGGACTTATTAGAACGTAAACCAGCCGCCTTATCTGGTGGGCAACGTCAACGTGTAGCCTTAGGACGTGCAGTAGTCCGTCAACCTAAAGCCTTCTTGATGGATGAGCCTTTATCCAACTTGGATGCCAAATTACGGGTTCACATGCGGTCTGAGATCGCTAAATTACATAAACGTTTAAACACAACCATTATCTATGTAACCCATGACCAAACAGAAGCCATGACTTTGGCTGACCGGATTGTCATCATGAATGCTGGTGAAATCCAACAAGTAGGGACACCGCTTGAAGTCTATAACAACCCAGAAAATGCCTTTGTAGCAGCATTTATGGGGTCGCCTGCCATGAACCTAGTGGATGTGAAGTATGAAGCTGGCCATATTCATTTAGAAGGTGGCACCAAGCTTGAAGTGACCCCACCATCTCGGCGCATTTTAGATGAGAAAGGTTATGACGGCAAAACGGTGACTTTTGGTATTCGTCCAGAAGATATGCAGTCTGAACAATTGGCCTTAGACGCTACACCAGAAACGGTTGTCGAACCAACCATTACGGTATCCGAATTAACAGGGGCAACATCTATCCTGTATTTAGATGTTAAAGGACAAGAGTTCATTGCTGTGGTAGATGCCCGTGACTACCATGAAGTTGGTTCAACCATCAAGATTGCCTTTAACATGAATAAGGCCCACTTCTTCGATGTTGAAACAGGCAAAGTGATTAAATAG
- a CDS encoding DUF1189 family protein, whose translation MNVLKAIFPINYFKSIWTPSKIWFNRHDLKWWQMLLVILFLNGLMTVPVTLNYANMTEFPVTDYYPNAMALVDDQVVAEIQQVTFENGEMLIGQPVVSESAEGTVAFGLADDQLETLAASGKTALIFQENQFVLMEAGAPTATVLYTKDFDLTGLDQAGIQESLSQQWLDQNRVLVVLIFSSVISLIFLAMNLFLVGIAALMFYMTKGSPVTSIETYKESINLILNALSLPTFLAMAYGLYNFDVSLMASLQTIGLVTMLLLVMWKTRFRDQTLDEFQLLEA comes from the coding sequence ATGAACGTGTTAAAAGCAATATTTCCCATCAATTACTTTAAGAGTATTTGGACACCAAGCAAAATTTGGTTTAACCGACATGACCTCAAATGGTGGCAAATGTTGCTGGTCATCCTCTTTTTAAACGGTTTGATGACAGTTCCAGTAACCTTAAACTATGCCAATATGACCGAGTTTCCCGTAACCGACTACTATCCCAATGCCATGGCCCTTGTAGATGACCAAGTGGTAGCCGAGATCCAGCAAGTCACCTTTGAAAATGGGGAAATGCTGATCGGCCAACCAGTGGTTTCAGAAAGCGCTGAAGGAACCGTCGCCTTTGGATTAGCAGACGATCAGCTAGAGACACTCGCAGCTAGCGGGAAAACGGCACTCATTTTCCAAGAGAATCAATTCGTCTTAATGGAAGCTGGGGCGCCAACGGCAACGGTCCTTTATACCAAAGACTTCGACTTGACAGGGCTTGACCAAGCAGGTATTCAGGAAAGTTTGAGCCAGCAATGGTTAGACCAAAACCGCGTCTTAGTGGTCTTGATCTTCTCGAGTGTGATCAGCTTGATATTCCTAGCCATGAACCTATTCTTGGTTGGGATTGCGGCTCTCATGTTCTATATGACCAAGGGGAGCCCAGTTACGTCCATTGAAACTTATAAAGAGTCCATCAATTTAATCCTAAACGCCCTATCACTGCCGACCTTCTTGGCTATGGCTTACGGTTTATACAACTTTGATGTATCTTTAATGGCTAGCTTGCAAACAATCGGTCTAGTGACCATGCTGCTCTTAGTCATGTGGAAAACAAGATTCCGCGACCAAACCTTGGACGAATTTCAACTGTTGGAAGCTTAA
- a CDS encoding sugar ABC transporter permease has product MAEKKLANTQKRGRFWTQFFTYAFLVFMAIIIIYPLLITITSAFRGGNLIAFNLNFSGQFTLSNFERLFTETQYGQWYINTLIVAVITMALQVTIITLAGYAYSRYRFAGRKQSLKFFIIVQMVPTTAALTAFYVMALLVGGLDKLWFLIFAYVGGSIPMNSWLMKGYFDTVPIDLDESAKLDGAGHLRTFGQIVLPLVRPMISVQALWAFMTPFGEYMLARFILRSPENYTVAIGLQQFITNPREQRVTLFAAGALLIALPISIMFFYLQKNFVSGLTAGGTKG; this is encoded by the coding sequence ATGGCTGAGAAAAAATTAGCAAACACGCAAAAACGCGGCCGCTTTTGGACCCAATTCTTTACCTATGCCTTCTTAGTCTTTATGGCAATCATCATCATCTATCCCTTACTGATCACCATTACATCAGCCTTTAGGGGTGGAAACTTAATTGCCTTTAACTTGAACTTCTCAGGTCAGTTTACCCTAAGTAACTTTGAACGCTTGTTTACAGAAACCCAATACGGTCAGTGGTATATTAATACTTTAATCGTTGCGGTGATTACCATGGCCTTACAGGTAACGATTATTACCTTAGCCGGATATGCCTACTCAAGATACCGGTTCGCAGGTCGTAAACAATCCCTAAAATTCTTCATCATCGTTCAAATGGTTCCAACAACAGCAGCCTTGACCGCCTTTTACGTTATGGCCTTACTAGTTGGGGGGCTAGACAAATTATGGTTCTTGATTTTCGCCTATGTCGGCGGGTCAATCCCAATGAACTCATGGTTGATGAAAGGGTATTTTGATACCGTGCCAATTGACCTAGATGAATCCGCAAAATTAGACGGGGCAGGCCACTTACGGACCTTTGGACAAATCGTCTTACCGTTAGTGCGTCCAATGATTTCGGTGCAAGCCTTATGGGCATTTATGACCCCATTCGGTGAGTACATGCTAGCCCGTTTCATCTTGCGTTCACCAGAAAATTACACCGTAGCCATCGGGTTACAACAATTTATTACCAATCCTCGTGAACAACGGGTAACCCTATTCGCGGCAGGGGCGCTCTTAATCGCCTTACCAATTTCAATCATGTTCTTCTACTTACAAAAGAACTTTGTATCTGGTTTAACTGCTGGTGGTACGAAAGGGTAA
- a CDS encoding carbohydrate ABC transporter permease yields the protein MNFTSKQKSQINKATLASIIPGGGQFLNKQVLKGVIFLVIFALYILHLFSFGFDAFNGLVTLGITPREDHSLFLLIEGVLELLITVIFIIFYAVQMWDARNVAKLNAINPDKVNRSAKDILNNLYESGFPYLLTIPAYILMLFAIVFPVVVTILIVFTNYDFQHIPPAKLIEWTGLETFNSIFTLTTYRETFGAVFSWTVIWTLFATTLQVGLGIFLAILMNQPFIKFRRFFGVILLLPWAVPAFISILTFSNMFNPSAGAINSQVIPFINNLIPFLEIPALAWKTDPFWTKVALISIQGWLGFPYIYVLTTSILQSIPGEWYEAASIDGASPIQKFRFITFPHILSVAAPVLITQYTGNFNNFTMIYLFNEGGPGSVGNNAGTTDILISWVYKLTTGQSPQYNVSSAITIIISTIVIVISLIIFKYTNAFEMED from the coding sequence GTGAACTTCACTTCCAAGCAAAAGAGTCAGATTAATAAAGCAACACTGGCTTCAATCATTCCTGGTGGGGGACAATTTTTAAATAAGCAAGTACTAAAAGGCGTCATCTTTTTAGTCATTTTTGCCTTATATATTCTCCATTTATTCAGTTTTGGCTTTGATGCCTTTAACGGTTTGGTTACGCTTGGGATAACACCTCGTGAAGATCATTCCCTCTTCCTCTTAATTGAAGGGGTACTTGAATTATTAATAACTGTCATCTTTATTATTTTCTACGCTGTGCAAATGTGGGATGCCCGGAATGTGGCCAAATTAAATGCTATTAACCCAGACAAGGTCAACCGTTCCGCTAAGGATATTTTAAACAACCTCTACGAATCAGGTTTCCCTTATTTATTAACCATTCCCGCTTATATTTTAATGTTATTTGCCATTGTATTCCCTGTAGTCGTAACGATTTTAATCGTTTTTACCAACTATGACTTCCAGCACATTCCACCGGCTAAACTCATTGAGTGGACAGGGTTGGAGACCTTTAATTCTATTTTTACCTTAACAACTTACCGAGAAACATTCGGTGCCGTATTCTCATGGACCGTCATTTGGACCCTATTTGCTACAACCTTGCAAGTAGGTCTAGGCATCTTCCTAGCGATTCTGATGAACCAACCATTCATCAAATTCCGTCGCTTCTTTGGAGTTATCCTATTGTTACCATGGGCAGTACCCGCCTTCATCTCAATTTTGACTTTTTCCAATATGTTTAACCCGTCAGCGGGGGCCATTAACTCCCAGGTCATTCCGTTTATCAACAATTTGATTCCTTTCTTAGAAATTCCGGCATTAGCCTGGAAAACGGACCCATTCTGGACTAAAGTGGCATTAATTTCTATCCAAGGTTGGCTTGGTTTCCCATACATTTACGTATTAACCACGTCAATTTTACAATCTATTCCAGGTGAGTGGTACGAAGCCGCTTCAATCGACGGGGCTTCACCAATCCAAAAATTCCGATTCATTACCTTCCCGCATATCTTGTCAGTTGCGGCACCGGTATTAATCACGCAATACACAGGAAACTTCAACAACTTCACAATGATTTACCTATTTAATGAAGGTGGACCTGGTTCAGTAGGGAACAATGCCGGGACTACAGATATCTTGATTTCATGGGTCTACAAGTTGACAACAGGGCAATCGCCACAATATAACGTATCATCCGCGATTACCATCATCATCTCAACTATAGTTATTGTGATTTCATTGATCATCTTTAAATACACCAATGCTTTTGAAATGGAGGATTAA
- a CDS encoding extracellular solute-binding protein, with translation MSKLQWKKTAFGLVTASAALVLAACGNGGEESASSDGGSDSASGSTLQVSVGADYVDYVNEIAPAFEEETGIDVEVVEREMFETLDSLSLDGPAGIAPDVTIAPYDRIGNLGIQGHLLPVTLPDDGRYDETDERQVTANDEIYGMPYVVEALVLYYNKELIDTAPTTFEELETLSEDSAYDYSSESGKNTGFLANWVDFYSAYGLIAGYGGYIFGQDGTDTADIGLNTEGAVEGIEYAQTWYEKWPEGMLDTTSAGSFVDETFISGSTAAVIGGPWSAASYQEGGVDYGVAAIPTLPNGEAYQTFGGGKGWIVSGYTENEEAAQQWLEYVTTEENMNSLHEFNSEVPANQQARQAVVDAGENELAIAVIEQYNDAVPMPNIPEMAEVWTGAETMMFDAVSGNKSAQQSADDAVQVIVDNIAQKY, from the coding sequence ATGAGTAAATTGCAGTGGAAGAAAACAGCCTTTGGTTTGGTAACAGCGTCAGCTGCTTTAGTGCTTGCAGCATGTGGGAATGGTGGCGAAGAATCTGCTAGTTCAGATGGCGGATCAGATAGTGCAAGCGGTAGCACCTTACAAGTATCAGTTGGTGCTGACTATGTAGATTACGTAAACGAAATTGCCCCAGCCTTTGAAGAAGAGACAGGGATTGACGTTGAAGTTGTTGAACGTGAAATGTTCGAAACCTTAGACTCACTTTCATTAGATGGTCCAGCAGGGATTGCGCCAGACGTGACAATCGCCCCTTACGACCGGATCGGAAACCTAGGTATTCAAGGACATTTATTACCAGTAACACTGCCAGATGATGGTCGTTATGACGAAACAGACGAGCGTCAAGTAACAGCTAATGACGAAATTTACGGTATGCCTTATGTAGTTGAAGCCTTAGTCCTTTACTACAACAAAGAATTAATCGATACTGCCCCAACAACATTTGAAGAATTGGAAACCTTATCAGAAGATTCAGCATATGACTACTCTTCTGAATCAGGCAAAAACACTGGCTTCTTAGCAAACTGGGTAGACTTCTACTCTGCTTACGGTTTAATTGCTGGTTACGGTGGCTACATCTTCGGGCAAGATGGTACTGATACAGCTGACATCGGTTTAAATACTGAAGGTGCTGTTGAAGGGATTGAATACGCACAAACATGGTACGAAAAATGGCCAGAAGGTATGTTAGATACAACTTCAGCTGGTAGCTTCGTAGATGAAACCTTCATCTCTGGCAGTACAGCTGCAGTAATCGGCGGACCATGGTCTGCAGCTTCTTACCAAGAAGGTGGCGTTGACTACGGCGTTGCTGCAATCCCAACATTGCCAAATGGGGAAGCTTACCAAACATTCGGTGGTGGTAAGGGCTGGATTGTTTCAGGCTACACTGAAAATGAAGAAGCCGCACAACAATGGTTAGAATATGTAACGACTGAAGAAAATATGAATAGCCTACATGAATTTAACTCAGAAGTACCAGCTAACCAACAAGCCCGTCAGGCAGTTGTGGATGCCGGTGAAAATGAATTAGCGATTGCTGTTATCGAACAATATAACGATGCTGTACCAATGCCAAATATTCCAGAAATGGCTGAAGTTTGGACAGGTGCTGAAACAATGATGTTTGATGCAGTATCAGGCAACAAATCTGCACAACAATCAGCAGACGACGCTGTTCAAGTGATTGTAGATAACATTGCACAAAAATACTAA
- a CDS encoding glycoside hydrolase family 13 protein, with protein MDLAALYHRPESEFAYLYTEDTVHIRLRTKKDDVVKVNLLAGDTYLHYSEAWYQTGQAMTKVATSDIHDYWQCEWQLAPNRLAYAFRVQGNDGEQVFYCDRGVYPIDDHDILKQVNAYFRLPYFHEIDRVKTPVWVKDTVWYQIFPERFANGDPTNDPENTLPWGARKHPRHDDFYGGDLQGIIDHLDYLENLGITGIYLTPIFKGDTNHKYDTNDYMTIDPAFGHPKILKELVNQAHARGMRVMLDAVFNHIGYTSNQWQDVLTNQADSVYSDWFYVQEFPVKAFEAVDYSGGEQFDRHQLTYQTFAFEPHMPKLNTANPQVKAYLLEVARHYIQTFDIDGWRLDVANEVDHQFWKDFHRTCVNLKADFYIVGEIWHSAQRFLEGDEFHAIMNYPLTDQIKDFFFGPVVKDHTIENIMTNRQFIDRITSQRMLYRAQTNQVQFNLLDSHDTDRILTRANYDRDKVQSALVFMFLQTGTPCIYYGTEIGLDGGNDPDNRKCMVWEKDKQDQAMLQFTKGLIKMRQTYSNLIHSASLDWSRDLPSDRILAFKKNYQGQTLRAYFNQGNQDLKIVVDKNTKIVLTNIAEIECDYIYVSPGTYLVSVD; from the coding sequence TTGGATTTAGCAGCTTTATACCATCGTCCAGAAAGTGAATTTGCTTATTTATATACGGAAGATACTGTTCATATCCGCTTGCGTACAAAGAAAGATGATGTGGTAAAAGTAAATTTATTAGCGGGAGATACTTATTTACATTATTCAGAAGCTTGGTATCAGACAGGTCAAGCTATGACTAAGGTGGCTACTAGTGATATACATGACTATTGGCAGTGCGAATGGCAATTAGCGCCTAATCGTTTGGCATATGCTTTTCGTGTTCAAGGTAATGATGGCGAGCAAGTATTTTATTGTGATCGAGGGGTTTATCCAATAGATGATCATGATATTTTGAAACAAGTAAATGCATATTTTCGTCTGCCATACTTCCATGAAATTGACCGAGTAAAAACACCAGTTTGGGTGAAGGATACGGTCTGGTATCAGATTTTTCCTGAACGGTTTGCGAATGGAGATCCTACCAATGATCCAGAAAACACTTTGCCCTGGGGAGCTAGAAAACATCCGCGTCACGATGATTTCTACGGTGGTGACTTACAAGGTATTATCGATCATCTGGACTACTTGGAGAATTTGGGGATTACGGGTATCTATTTAACGCCTATTTTTAAAGGTGACACGAATCATAAATATGATACTAATGACTATATGACAATTGACCCAGCATTTGGTCATCCTAAAATATTGAAGGAACTGGTTAATCAAGCTCATGCTCGCGGTATGAGGGTTATGTTAGATGCTGTTTTTAACCATATTGGCTATACCTCTAATCAATGGCAGGATGTATTAACCAATCAAGCTGATTCGGTTTATAGCGACTGGTTTTATGTTCAAGAATTCCCTGTTAAAGCCTTTGAAGCAGTTGATTACAGTGGTGGTGAACAGTTTGACCGTCACCAATTAACTTATCAAACCTTTGCCTTTGAACCACATATGCCTAAATTAAATACAGCCAATCCACAAGTTAAGGCATACTTACTAGAGGTTGCTCGTCACTATATTCAAACCTTTGATATCGATGGCTGGCGATTAGATGTTGCCAATGAAGTAGACCATCAATTTTGGAAAGATTTCCATCGGACTTGCGTTAACTTGAAGGCAGATTTCTATATTGTAGGTGAAATTTGGCATTCAGCTCAACGATTCCTTGAAGGGGATGAATTCCATGCCATTATGAATTATCCGCTGACAGACCAAATCAAAGACTTTTTCTTTGGACCAGTAGTAAAGGATCATACAATTGAAAACATTATGACTAATCGACAATTTATAGACAGGATAACCAGCCAGCGAATGCTTTATCGGGCACAAACCAATCAGGTTCAATTTAACTTACTGGATTCCCACGATACAGACCGAATCCTGACAAGGGCTAACTATGACAGAGATAAGGTGCAATCAGCACTCGTTTTTATGTTCTTACAAACGGGTACACCTTGCATCTATTATGGGACAGAAATCGGCTTAGATGGCGGTAATGACCCAGATAACCGCAAATGTATGGTCTGGGAAAAGGATAAGCAAGATCAAGCGATGTTACAGTTCACTAAAGGTCTCATAAAAATGCGACAAACCTATAGTAATCTCATTCACTCTGCCAGCCTAGATTGGTCACGCGACTTGCCAAGTGATCGAATATTAGCTTTTAAAAAGAATTATCAAGGGCAAACCCTGCGGGCATATTTTAATCAAGGGAATCAAGACCTAAAAATTGTAGTAGATAAAAATACAAAAATTGTCTTAACCAATATTGCAGAAATTGAATGCGATTACATATATGTGAGTCCAGGAACTTACTTAGTTAGTGTAGATTAA
- a CDS encoding PTS transporter subunit IIBC, producing MKRLFTFEFWQQFGKALMVVIAVMPAAGLMISIGKTIPLFAENISFLVTTGGVLESIGWAIIGNLHLLFAIAIGGSWAKDRAGGAFAAAVAFVLINRITGALFGVTAEMLADPAAVTSTVFGQTIPVNGYFTSVLEAPALNMGVFVGIISGFIGASAYNKYYNYRKLPEVLSFFNGKRFVPFVVIVWSLVTALGLAVVWPVIQSGINAFGQWIATSQDTAPILAPFIFGTLERLLLPFGLHHMLTIPINYTELGGTYEILTGAQAGAQVVGQDPLWLAWATDLANFNNAGDTQNYQFVLENWVPARFKVGQMIGSSGILMGLTYAMYRNVDQDKKDKYKPMFISAAAAVFLTGVTEPLEYMFMFIAMPLYVVYAVIQGAAFAMADVLSLRVHSFGTIEFLTRIPLSAQAGIMGDVINFILVTLVFGVLTYFIANFMIKKFKYATPGRLGNYEEGLGAEQADKAADGQTSAIASNASEQQIADVIYLLGGRENIDFVDACMTRLRVTVKDTEKVASDEYWKAAGAMGLMVRGTGVQAIYGPKSDILKSDINDLLEAGAPVPEPSDKVTGKTKVNKPANNTGKGTASGQKTAIFAPVSGQLLDISVVNDPVFSEKMMGDGYAVEPKEGATSAKVYAPVAGKIVSIFPSHHAIGIQTSNGLEVLVHMGIDTNNFDPEIFGLTIKVDQEVTAGQVIGEINLRAVEEAGKEKTVIVVVTNSDAIDRIDLSETDQQIDGGQKAGEILS from the coding sequence ATGAAGAGACTGTTTACGTTTGAATTTTGGCAACAATTTGGGAAGGCTTTGATGGTTGTTATTGCAGTTATGCCGGCTGCAGGTTTAATGATCTCAATTGGTAAGACCATTCCCTTGTTCGCTGAAAATATTAGTTTTTTAGTCACTACGGGTGGCGTGTTAGAGTCAATTGGTTGGGCCATTATTGGTAACCTGCATTTATTATTTGCCATTGCAATTGGTGGTTCATGGGCTAAGGACCGTGCTGGTGGGGCCTTTGCTGCAGCTGTTGCTTTTGTCTTAATTAACCGGATTACAGGTGCCTTGTTTGGCGTTACAGCTGAAATGTTAGCTGATCCTGCTGCTGTGACAAGCACGGTATTTGGTCAAACGATTCCTGTAAATGGCTACTTTACTAGTGTTCTAGAAGCGCCAGCTTTAAACATGGGGGTATTCGTAGGGATTATTTCGGGTTTTATTGGGGCGAGTGCTTACAATAAATACTACAACTATCGTAAATTACCAGAAGTGTTGTCCTTCTTTAATGGGAAACGCTTTGTACCATTTGTCGTGATTGTATGGTCACTAGTGACTGCTTTAGGTTTAGCAGTTGTTTGGCCAGTGATTCAATCAGGTATTAACGCATTTGGTCAATGGATTGCAACTTCTCAAGATACTGCGCCAATCTTAGCGCCATTTATCTTTGGTACTTTGGAACGTCTATTGTTACCGTTTGGTTTACATCACATGTTAACCATTCCGATTAACTACACCGAACTTGGAGGTACATATGAAATTTTAACGGGTGCGCAAGCGGGTGCACAAGTAGTTGGACAAGACCCATTATGGTTAGCTTGGGCAACTGACTTAGCAAACTTCAACAATGCTGGTGACACGCAAAATTATCAATTTGTACTAGAAAATTGGGTGCCTGCTCGTTTCAAAGTTGGGCAAATGATTGGTTCCTCAGGTATCTTGATGGGGTTAACCTACGCAATGTACCGCAATGTCGACCAAGATAAGAAAGATAAATATAAACCAATGTTTATTTCAGCTGCGGCTGCCGTTTTCCTAACTGGGGTAACTGAACCATTGGAATACATGTTTATGTTCATCGCTATGCCTTTATATGTGGTGTATGCGGTGATTCAAGGGGCGGCATTTGCTATGGCAGATGTGTTAAGTCTACGAGTGCATTCGTTCGGGACTATTGAATTCTTGACCCGTATCCCATTATCAGCGCAAGCTGGTATTATGGGTGACGTGATCAACTTCATCTTGGTGACACTGGTATTTGGTGTATTAACATACTTTATTGCAAACTTCATGATTAAGAAATTTAAATACGCAACACCTGGTCGTTTAGGTAACTACGAAGAGGGATTGGGGGCTGAGCAAGCTGATAAAGCAGCTGACGGCCAAACTTCAGCCATTGCCTCAAATGCGAGCGAGCAACAAATTGCAGATGTTATCTACTTATTAGGTGGCCGTGAAAATATCGACTTTGTAGATGCTTGCATGACACGACTACGCGTGACAGTTAAGGACACTGAAAAAGTAGCTAGTGATGAGTATTGGAAAGCAGCTGGTGCTATGGGATTAATGGTTCGTGGTACTGGTGTACAAGCAATTTACGGACCAAAATCTGACATCTTAAAATCTGATATTAATGACTTGTTAGAGGCAGGTGCACCTGTTCCGGAACCTTCAGACAAGGTGACAGGGAAAACAAAGGTCAACAAACCGGCTAATAATACTGGAAAAGGTACGGCGTCTGGTCAAAAAACAGCTATTTTTGCACCAGTATCTGGGCAATTATTGGATATTTCTGTTGTAAATGACCCAGTATTCTCAGAAAAAATGATGGGAGATGGTTACGCTGTCGAGCCTAAAGAGGGCGCAACCTCAGCGAAAGTTTACGCACCTGTTGCTGGTAAAATTGTATCGATTTTCCCAAGTCATCATGCAATTGGTATTCAAACAAGTAATGGTCTAGAAGTATTAGTGCATATGGGTATTGATACAAATAATTTTGACCCGGAAATTTTTGGTCTAACAATTAAGGTAGATCAAGAAGTAACTGCTGGACAAGTGATTGGTGAAATTAACTTACGAGCGGTTGAAGAAGCAGGTAAAGAAAAAACAGTTATCGTAGTGGTAACCAACTCAGATGCTATTGATCGAATTGACTTGTCTGAAACTGATCAACAAATTGATGGGGGCCAGAAAGCAGGAGAGATTCTTTCTTAA